From one Lolium rigidum isolate FL_2022 chromosome 4, APGP_CSIRO_Lrig_0.1, whole genome shotgun sequence genomic stretch:
- the LOC124647304 gene encoding lachrymatory-factor synthase-like: MAAEVIEWEWSGRVSSAVLGATPDEAWELLSDFLAFHRWNPRVAKCRRVSGAPRSPGCVRYCEGEPRGDGRDADWAHETLHEHDAAGRRFRYEMNDNNMGFGRFFATFSVVEVEPSSPGARCELRWEFECDPVRGTAKEALAARLQAGLDGMARRVEEAVSLRTATSGAVPLEAPAELKLGTSIAV; the protein is encoded by the coding sequence ATGGCGGCGGAGGTAATCGAGTGGGAGTGGTCGGGGCGGGTGTCGTCGGCGGTGCTGGGCGCGACGCCGGACGAGGCGTGGGAGCTGCTGTCCGACTTCCTCGCGTTCCACCGGTGGAACCCGCGCGTCGCCAAGTGCCGGCGCGTCTCCGGCGCGCCGCGCTCACCGGGGTGCGTGCGGTACTGCGAGGGCGAGCCCCGCGGCGACGGGCGCGACGCCGACTGGGCGCACGAGACGCTCCACGAGCACGACGCCGCCGGACGCCGCTTCCGCTACGAGATGAACGACAACAACATGGGCTTCGGCAGGTTCTTCGCCACCTTCAGCGTCGTCGAGGTCGAGCCAAGCTCCCCCGGCGCCAGGTGCGAGCTGCGGTGGGAGTTCGAGTGCGACCCCGTCAGAGGGACGGCCAAGGAGGCGCTCGCCGCGCGGCTGCAGGCCGGGCTCGACGGCATGGCTCGCCGGGTCGAGGAGGCCGTGTCCCTCAGGACGGCCACCTCCGGCGCCGTGCCGCTCGAGGCACCTGCCGAACTTAAGCTGGGCACGTCCATTGCTGTTTGA